The sequence below is a genomic window from Chryseobacterium foetidum.
TTATTAAGCTCTTCACGTACATGAGGATTTCTATGCTCCACGTCATTGTACATCAGGTAATCGTAGTTCCCCTTTTCATCGTCGATCATTTCTTCCCAGTCGTCGCCGTATTCAGATTTGATTTTGTAGATGTGAGATTCTTTTCCTTCCGCATAGTCTACACCACTGAAGCAGGTGAAATTCCATTCGAAATCGGAGTATATTTTTCCGCGGCCTGGAAAGGTGAATTTGGTGTAAGATTCTATTTCAATTTCGCGGGAAATTACTTTATCACGGTTATTTTCATCGACTTTTACTACTTTAAATTTTTCCAGTTCATCACCGCCGGCTTTATGGCCTAAAACGATGTCAACAATCACCTGAATATTTTTTTCTTTTAAAGCTTTAATGGCTTTAATGTAGTCTTCTTTGGTTCCGTATTTTGTGGGAATGGAATTTTTCTGGTCAAATTCTCCCAGATCGAAAAGATCGTAGGCATCGTAACCAACGGAATTTCCACCGTTTGTGCTTTTGTAAGCCGGAGGAAACCACACGGCACTGATTCCTAATTCTGAAAGATATTCTGCGTTTTTATTGGCTTCGTTCCACAGTTTTCCGTTGCCTTCGGAATACCAATGGAAGTATTGTATCATTGTTGGGTTTGTCATCTAAAGTTGATTTTGATCAATAAATAGTTTGTTAATTATGGTTTTAAAAATCTTTGTTCTTTGGCCTTGAAGCAAAAGAACCAAAAATTGCCTCCATAAAGCCGGCGAATTTTATTTCAAGACTGGATCTCTCAGCTAAAATCATTAAAAACTTCCTAAAATTTCCAAAACTCGGGCGGAAAGACAAGTTTTATCTTTTAGAGAAAATATTTGCCGCCACTCAAACAGTGGAAATTTTTAACGGAATTTTTTATTGGTTTCTTAACGCTTCGATCTCCTGAGTCAATAAGATTTTCCAACACTTCGAAAAAGAACTAATTTATTCCATCTTGAAATTCCTCAAATGGGATTTTAAGCTGTACAGAAACCTGCTTTTTTTCTTCGGTGTTGAGTTGTGACACAGACAATCCCAATAATCGTACCGCTTTATCATAAGGACGCAGTTCCCAAAGCTTTTTTCCGGTGTTGAAATATTCTTCAACTGATGAATAATATTCTTCTTTTGTGAAACTTCTTGTAAATAATGAGAAATCTTTATACTTGATTTTTAAAGTAAGCGATCTTCCCATGATGTTGTTTTTCTGAAGTCTGCTGTGTAATTCTTCACTCAGACTCTGCAGTTTTTCGTCGATTTGCTGCTGATCAAAAAGGTCTTCAAAAAATGTACGCTCTACCGCCACACTTTTCTGAATCCGGTGAGGCTTCACTTCAGAATTGTGAATTCCCCGCACGACATCGTAATAGTATTTTCCAGACTTACCGAAAAGTCTCGTTAAATCTTCTACCGTTCTTTTCTTTAAATCTATTCCTTTATAGATCGCCAGACTGTACATTTTGTTGGCGGTCACTTTTCCGACGCCGTAGAATTTTTCAACAGGCAGATCTTCCAGAAATTTTTCAACTTTATCGGGATGAATGGTCTTTTGTCCGTTGGGTTTATTGATATCTGAAGCGACTTTGGCTAAAAATTTATTGATAGAAATTCCTGCAGAAGCCGTAAGACCTGTCTGCTCAAAAATTTTCTGACGGATTTCCTTTGCAATCTGATTGGCAGATTCTATTTCTTTTTTGTTTTCAGTAACGTCGAGGTAGGCTTCATCCAGAGAAAGTGGCTCTACCAAATCGGTATATTCATAAAATATCTCACGGATTTTTTTTGAAATTTCCTTGTAACGTGCAAATCTTGGGGGAACAAATATCAAATGTGGACATTTTTCTTTCGCAGTTTTACTGGGCATTGCTGAACGCACGCCATATTTTCTGGCCTCATAACTCGCCGCGGAAACAACACCACGATGACCGCCTCCCACAGCAACCGGCTGACCTCTGAGTGCAGGATTATCATGTTGCTCCACGGAAGCATAGAATGCATCCATATCGACATGAATAATTTTGCGGTTGGAAAAGCTCATCAGTACAAAATTACTGACAATTTTTTGAATTCTGATTTCATTTTCTGACAGCGAATTGCACGCGCCCCGACCTGAGTGGAGCTCTTTTTGTAAGCGAAGGGCTAAGCAAGGCACAAAAAAGCGGGAACGGAGGGCGGAAATTGGCGCCCAAAAAAAATATCCCGATTGTTATAACCGAGATATTTTGTTTAAGATAGTAAACGGATTTTATTTTGAAAGCCTATCAATCGTTTTCTGAATTTCCGGATCTTCGGGAGAAATCGCATAATATTTTGCAATGGCTGACTTCTGATCAATCACTATATATCTCGGAATCCAGTTTAGTTCGATGTAATTATTGAAATCATTTTTCCAGCCTGTAGAAAACCAGTAGTTTTCTTTATCTTTCATCGCATGTTTTTCAAGACTTTTATCAAATCCTTCTTTTGATCTTTCGAGTGAGAAGAAAACAAAATCAATATCGGGATTGCTTTCTTCAAGCTCTTTTGCCTTTGGCATTGCTTTCAGACAGTCTCTGCACCAGCCAGCCCAGAAATCAATCACCAAAATTTTGCCTTTATGCTGATTTAAAATTTCCTGAACGGTAATTGTTTTACCATTTTCATCCTCCAGTTTCTGTTGTAAAGCTTCCCTGGAAAATTTTGTTTTAGAAACGTCCGGCGCTTTTTGTGAGCAACCCAACGTGAAAATACTCAACATCATAAAAGTCAGTAACTGCTTCATATTTATTTTTTTTACAAATCTAAACATTGAAAAGTAATTTATATAATGATACAGTGTGATTTAACATAATTTGAAAGATTGAGAAACTCTATTTTGAACAAAACAAAATCCGCAACAGCTGCTGCGGATTACGGTTTATTTTTTATTCACGAAATTCATAATCTCCTGATTGAATTCTTCCTTTTTATCGATAACCACATTGATTGGCCAGTAATAAACCAAATCTCTCAGATAATCGAAAGTTTTAAGGCGGACGAAATCTTTTTCTGTTGTTAAAATTAATTTGTACTCGCCCAGTTTTTTATATTCTGCGACAATGTTTTTGATGTCAGCATCCGTAAAATTATGATGGTCTCTGAATTTCAAATGCTTTACACGCTGTGAAAATTTAGCCAAATGATTCAGCAATGGTTTCGGATTGGCAATTCCTGTAATCAGAAGAATATCGTAATAATTCAGATTGTTATCAGGTAGCATTTTTTCTCTTCCGTACACGTTTTCATCATAACCGATGGAGGAGAAAAACACTTTTTGTCCACGCTCAGGCCGTATTCTGGAAATGTAATACTGCTTGGTTTCATCCGTCAGTTCATCCGGACATTTGCTTACCATAATGATGTCTGCACGTTTCACTCCGGCGCGTGATTCTCTCAAATCTCCGGCAGGAAGCAGATAATCTTTAAAATAAGGATCATTAAAATCGGTCATCAGAATATTTAATCCCGCTTTTATCGCTCTGTGCTGAAACGCATCATCGAGAATTAAAACATCCAGATCCATATCTTCAATCACTTTTTTTGCTCCGGGAACACGTTCTTCAGAAACTGCAATGACGAATCTGTTTTTAAATCTTTCAAAAAGCTGCATCGCCTCATCGCCAACCGTTTTGTAGTTGCTTTCGTAGTTTGTAATGCCATAACCTTTGGTCAGTCTTCCGTAACCTCTGGACAAAACGCCGGTTCGGTATTGCTTGGAAAGTCTTTTCGCCAGATACATGACCATCGGCGATTTTCCGCTTCCGCCCACAGAAAGATTACCGACGTTGATCACCGGTGTGCGGAATTTCGTAGATTTAAAAATCCCCAGATCATAGAGTGTATTACGCAAACCCGTTACAGCCTTATAACCCAGAGAAAAAGGATAGAGATACCATCTTTTCATACGTTGGCAAAAATAAGAATTTTAAAACCTATAAAAGGATGTTTTTAATCAGTTTTCAAAATAATCTATAAATTTTTATCATCAAATTAAAGTATTTTTGCAGGATGTTTTAGGAGGAAGGTAAATGCAGATTATTTAGAATAAATGATTCTTAATTTGAATTTATTTCAAAATTAAATTTAAAAATTGCTTTGAGATATTTTATTGAATTTTCATACAACGGAAAAAATTATTTTGGTTACCAGATTCAGCCAAAAGATATTTCTGTGCAGGAAGAACTGGAAAAAGCACTCTCCACGATTTTGAGGGAAGAAATTAAAACTACGGGAGCCGGCCGCACCGATACCGGAGTTCACGCAAAAAAAATGTTTGCCCATTTTGAAACCGGGCAGATTTTAAGTGACCAGCTTTCTCACAAACTCAACAGTTTTCTTCCAGCAGATATTTCAATTAAAAGAATTTTTAAAGTTAAAGATGATTTCCATGCCCGTTTTGATGCGACTTTCAGAACTTATGAATATTATATTTCTTTGGAAAAAAATCCTTTCACACAAAATTCTGCGTGGCAACTTTGGAGAAGAAATATTGATGTCGATAAAATGAATGAAGCCTGCAAAATCCTTTTTGAATACGAAGATTTTACCAGTTTTGCCAAACTCCACACCGACAACAAAACCAATCTCTGCAAAATCTACAAAGCGGAATGGGAACAGAACGGAACGGAACTGAAATTTACTGTTTCCGCCAACCGTTTTCTCAGAAATATGGTGAGAGCCATTGTAGGAACGATGATTGAAGTGGGTGCCGGAAAAATACAGCCTGAAGATGTACGGAAAGTCATCGAAAACAAAAACCGAAATTCTGCCGGAACTTCTGCACCTGCGCACGGACTGTATCTGGTGGATGTGGGGTATGAGTTTGAGTGATGGAGTGGTTTAGTGGTTTAGTGGTTTAGTGGTTTAGAAATTTACTGGATTTCTAAATATTATGGTGAGGTTTTTTTTAAAATTTGCCGCTTTTTTGTGGAGTTAAAGATTTGAACTGTTTTTTAATTTACAGTACAATTAGAAATATTCTATTGAATAATAATGATTGAATAAAGACTGTAAAATTTTAAAGCCGTAAATTTGCAGAGAATTTTTCAAAACAATTCTTTACGTCAATTCTATAAATGAAAAAACAAGATACCTGGGCAATTGTAAAAAGGCTTTTCTTCATCGGTATGAAGTTTCGCACCTGGTTTATTTTTACCCTGATTATTTCTATCATACTGTCTATCGTTTCTACTTACAGGCCTTATCTCACAATGCAGATTGTAGATAATGATATCACGAAACTGAAAGACAAAGCGCTGATGATGAAGCATATTTATGGCCTGGTCGGATTGGTTTTTGCGGAAACGATTTTAAATTTCTTTTTGGTTTATTTTTCCAATTATATTTCGCAGAATGTCATCAGAGACATTCGTGAAAGGCTTTATAACAAACTGATTTATTTCAGAACCGCTTTTTTTGATAAGACACCGATCGGTCAGCTCGTAACGCGTGCTGTGGGCGATGTTGAAACGATTGCTACGGTCTACACAGATGGTTTTTTAATGGTTTTCGGGGATGTTTTAAGAATTATTTTCGTCCTGTTTATGATGTTTCAGGTGGATGTGCATTTGAGCTACATTTCTCTGGCGATTTTACCTTTGATGGTCGTTATCACGCGATTTTTCCAGAAAAAACTTAAAAAAGCTTTTGGGGATGAAAGATCATGGACTTCAAATCAAAACTCATTTGTTCAGGAAAGACTTGCAGGAATGCCAATCATTCAGGTTTTCAACAGACAGCAGGCTGAATTTAAAAAGTTTGACGACATCAATATTACCTTGAAAAGTGCATTACTGAGAACGGTATTCATTTTCTCCCTGTTTTTTCCTGTAGTTGAATTGATTTCTTCACTATTCATCGGATTTGTGCTTTTTTATGGAGGTTACATTACAATTAGTGCCGGTGTAGTAATAGCATTTATACAGTTTATTTCAATGTTGATCCGTCCGTTGAGACAGATTGCGGATCGATTTAATAATATCCAAAGAGGAATTGTAGGTGCCGAGAGAGTTTTGGGAATTATGGACGAAGATTATGCGATGCCCAACGACGGTAAAGTTTCCAAAGATCATTTTGAAGGAAAAATTGAATTTAAAGATGTCCGTTTTGCCTATGACGACAAGCAGGAAGTTTTAAAGGGGATTGATTTTAAGGTAAATCCAGGAGAAACCGTAGCGATTGTAGGAGCAACAGGTGCAGGGAAATCTACGATTATCAGTTTAATTACAAGATTGTATGATATTAATTCAGGTGAAATTTTCATTGATGATGTGGAACTGAAAGATTACGAACTGTACAATCTTAGAAGTCACATAGGTGTTGTTTTGCAGGATGTTTTCCTGTTCCACGGAAGTATTTTTGAGAATCTTTCGTTTGGTGACGAAAACGTGACTTTAGAGAAAATAAAAGCCGGCGCAAAGGAAATTGAGGTTGACGACTTTATCGAAAGTCTTCCTGGAGGATATGAATATGTGGTGAGCGAAAGAGGCTCCTCTATTTCACTTGGACAAAGACAGTTGCTTTCGTTTCTGAGAGCTTATTTATCAGATCCAAAAATTTTAATTTTGGATGAAGCAACCTCATCAATCGATCATGAAAGTGAAAAACTGATTCAGAGAGCGACCGAAAAAATTACCAAAAACCGAACATCGATCATTATTGCCCATCGACTTTCCACGATTGAAAAAGCCGATAAAATCATTGTGATGGAGCACGGAAAAATTGTTGAAGAAGGTAAACATCTTGAGCTACTTGATAAAAATGGCTACTACTCTACTTTGTACAAAGCACAACTCAGACATGAATTAGAAATTGATGAAAAACTGTAATACTTGAAAAATATCTGCATCATTTTTTCATATTTTTTTATTTTTTGCATCCTTCCGCGTATTAATTAGCTTAAATAACGTCAAGATCTTAGGAAAGATCTCCGTTTTACCATAGTTTAAAGGATTTTTAATACCACAAAACTCATAAAGTTTAAATCTTTTAAAATTTTTTTTCTGCTTGATTTTGACAATGCCCAGCTCGCCTTACTTAAATGATTCATTCAGAATCATTTGTGCAAAGTCTCATCAATTCAACACTTGTTAACATTCAGTTAATATTAAATTCACTTTTGATTAATAACTATTCACTTAGGTATAGTTTTTGTAATTGAGTTAAAATTTAAATTTTAGACCCAACCCTATGGTTAATTGAAAACAAATTGCTATATTTATTAAAAATTTAGCAAATCGTTGAATTTACAAGGGGCTAAAACTAAAATTACTGACAAATTTTTAACTTAATACAAAATATAAAGATGAATAATATTCAAGACGAATTTCTAGTCTTAAAAGAAGAATTGAAAAAACTGAACATTGATGTAGAGAAAATTGTAAAAGTAGGGAACGGCAGCATGGATTTTCATGAAGTTTTCTACAAATCTCCAAGATACGAGGAGGTAAAAACCGTGTACGTACAGCGTCACAATCTTGACCATCTGATAGAGAAATTCAAGGAGGTTTATCCTTAAACATAAAAAGCGTCGCATTTCAATTGAACTGCGACGCTTTTGTTTATGTATTCACTATCAGAAATTCCCGAACAGATATCGGTTAGGATAATTTAATTTTTCACTCTTCCGGTTTCCGTTGATAATTAAATGAACGATATTAATTTGGTCATCAAAATAGTTGTACAGAAAACTGACAGCGGCTTCCACTTTTTTTGGTTTTTCAACAGGTTCAGTTTCCAGATAGACATTTACCGACTCATGATCTTCTTCATAGCCAACGTAATTTATCTTTAAAAATTTTCCGTCGGATTTCAGTTTTAAATATTCTGCACTGTAATTTTTTAAAGCTTCATCCAATTGAACTTTAAATTTGGGATCATTAAAATGAAAAGGCTTCCCATATTTTTTTCCTAAAGCATTCTCCAGATCATCCATAAAAAACCTTCCGGTAATCTCAAAGGTCTTTGATGTTTTATTGTGATTGATTTCTACAGAACCTACGTGATAAGGGTGCCTAAAAGAGGTAAGAACCAAGGCAAAAGAGCCAAGAAGCAAGTAAAATGCAACAGACAGCAGCGATTTGAAGAGTTTTTTTTTCATTGAAGAAGTTCTAAAATTTTTTGTGGGTCTTGTCGCATATCAAAAAAGAGAAGGATCGTGATTAGATTATCGTTTTCTTTGCGAAAAAACATTCTAACGTGCTTCTTACCAATCAAAGCACTTTTTGTTTTATAAACAGAATTCTGAAAACGATTGTAATTACCATTTTCAAGATTATTGATAACTCCCCTAACGTCTTTTAAAAAATCAGATACTTCTCGATTTGTCCAAACCCGTTTGAGAAATATAATATTCTCGGAAAGTGTCTGCATGGCTATTTTTGAGAATCTAACTTCCATACTTCTTCATCAAGAAATTGATCAAATTCTTTTTTAGAAATCATATCTTCTTCATTTAAAGTTTCACCATACTTTTCTATAGCTTCAAA
It includes:
- the dinB gene encoding DNA polymerase IV; the protein is MSFSNRKIIHVDMDAFYASVEQHDNPALRGQPVAVGGGHRGVVSAASYEARKYGVRSAMPSKTAKEKCPHLIFVPPRFARYKEISKKIREIFYEYTDLVEPLSLDEAYLDVTENKKEIESANQIAKEIRQKIFEQTGLTASAGISINKFLAKVASDINKPNGQKTIHPDKVEKFLEDLPVEKFYGVGKVTANKMYSLAIYKGIDLKKRTVEDLTRLFGKSGKYYYDVVRGIHNSEVKPHRIQKSVAVERTFFEDLFDQQQIDEKLQSLSEELHSRLQKNNIMGRSLTLKIKYKDFSLFTRSFTKEEYYSSVEEYFNTGKKLWELRPYDKAVRLLGLSVSQLNTEEKKQVSVQLKIPFEEFQDGIN
- a CDS encoding TlpA family protein disulfide reductase, coding for MKQLLTFMMLSIFTLGCSQKAPDVSKTKFSREALQQKLEDENGKTITVQEILNQHKGKILVIDFWAGWCRDCLKAMPKAKELEESNPDIDFVFFSLERSKEGFDKSLEKHAMKDKENYWFSTGWKNDFNNYIELNWIPRYIVIDQKSAIAKYYAISPEDPEIQKTIDRLSK
- the lpxK gene encoding tetraacyldisaccharide 4'-kinase, translating into MKRWYLYPFSLGYKAVTGLRNTLYDLGIFKSTKFRTPVINVGNLSVGGSGKSPMVMYLAKRLSKQYRTGVLSRGYGRLTKGYGITNYESNYKTVGDEAMQLFERFKNRFVIAVSEERVPGAKKVIEDMDLDVLILDDAFQHRAIKAGLNILMTDFNDPYFKDYLLPAGDLRESRAGVKRADIIMVSKCPDELTDETKQYYISRIRPERGQKVFFSSIGYDENVYGREKMLPDNNLNYYDILLITGIANPKPLLNHLAKFSQRVKHLKFRDHHNFTDADIKNIVAEYKKLGEYKLILTTEKDFVRLKTFDYLRDLVYYWPINVVIDKKEEFNQEIMNFVNKK
- the truA gene encoding tRNA pseudouridine(38-40) synthase TruA, encoding MRYFIEFSYNGKNYFGYQIQPKDISVQEELEKALSTILREEIKTTGAGRTDTGVHAKKMFAHFETGQILSDQLSHKLNSFLPADISIKRIFKVKDDFHARFDATFRTYEYYISLEKNPFTQNSAWQLWRRNIDVDKMNEACKILFEYEDFTSFAKLHTDNKTNLCKIYKAEWEQNGTELKFTVSANRFLRNMVRAIVGTMIEVGAGKIQPEDVRKVIENKNRNSAGTSAPAHGLYLVDVGYEFE
- a CDS encoding ABC transporter ATP-binding protein, with the translated sequence MKKQDTWAIVKRLFFIGMKFRTWFIFTLIISIILSIVSTYRPYLTMQIVDNDITKLKDKALMMKHIYGLVGLVFAETILNFFLVYFSNYISQNVIRDIRERLYNKLIYFRTAFFDKTPIGQLVTRAVGDVETIATVYTDGFLMVFGDVLRIIFVLFMMFQVDVHLSYISLAILPLMVVITRFFQKKLKKAFGDERSWTSNQNSFVQERLAGMPIIQVFNRQQAEFKKFDDINITLKSALLRTVFIFSLFFPVVELISSLFIGFVLFYGGYITISAGVVIAFIQFISMLIRPLRQIADRFNNIQRGIVGAERVLGIMDEDYAMPNDGKVSKDHFEGKIEFKDVRFAYDDKQEVLKGIDFKVNPGETVAIVGATGAGKSTIISLITRLYDINSGEIFIDDVELKDYELYNLRSHIGVVLQDVFLFHGSIFENLSFGDENVTLEKIKAGAKEIEVDDFIESLPGGYEYVVSERGSSISLGQRQLLSFLRAYLSDPKILILDEATSSIDHESEKLIQRATEKITKNRTSIIIAHRLSTIEKADKIIVMEHGKIVEEGKHLELLDKNGYYSTLYKAQLRHELEIDEKL
- a CDS encoding DUF6702 family protein; the protein is MKKKLFKSLLSVAFYLLLGSFALVLTSFRHPYHVGSVEINHNKTSKTFEITGRFFMDDLENALGKKYGKPFHFNDPKFKVQLDEALKNYSAEYLKLKSDGKFLKINYVGYEEDHESVNVYLETEPVEKPKKVEAAVSFLYNYFDDQINIVHLIINGNRKSEKLNYPNRYLFGNF